In the genome of Nocardioides sp. NBC_00368, the window CGGCGCGTGGCTCTCGGGGATGCTGTGCGCCGGGGCAAGGCCAGCGGTCAGGAGTGCGAGCGCCGACAACAGCAGCGCCACGGTGCGCGGGTACGTCGATGTCCGCCGCGACGTTCGAGCGGTGGGGTTTCTCATGTGGATGTCCTTTTCAACAGCGCGGGACAGCTCCGGGTTGCCGGTACACGCCCGGGAAAGGCGTCCGAGAAGGACCGTGGCAGCAGTGTGCTGCCCGGAGAGGAGCCGACAGGGATGTCGACTCCCTGAGTTGACCGAACGCACGCCATGCCCGTGACAACCGCCGCTGTCAGCTGCGCCTGCTCGCGGCACAACGCTCACCTTGAATGAGTCATGTGGAAGTCGCGGACGACGTCGACGATGAGGTCCGTGGTGCGGGCCAGGTAGGTCCGCCCGTCGGGCAACCGTGCGTCCGGGCTGATGTAGCTGTGTGGCCCGACGTGCGAGGAAGGGTCCAGCCAGTGGACGGTGACCTTACCGGCGCGGACAGCCCTGTTCCACGGGCTGGTGCGCCACAGGCGCCATCGCGGCGGGAACAGCCACGTACTGACCGGCTCGATCCGATCGCTTCGACTGGTGATCCGGTGGAAATGGGCGATGCCAGCGAGGTCGTTCGCTCCATTGTGGAACCCACCGATGGCGACGAGCAGGACCGGCGGTGCGAGGAGATCTGCTCGTAGCCGGTCGACCGCGCCCGTCGCGACCTGAGCGCCGCCGCTGTAGCTGAGGAGCACGATGGGGATGCCGCTGCCAGGCCGATAGCCGGCGAGCTGGAGCTGGGCGGCGATCTGGGTACCGACGGCCCTGTTGTAGAAGGGCCGATAGCGCCGGTCGGCTGCGACGAAGATCTGCATCACGTTGTGCAGGAACAGCAGGATCCCGGCGCGGCGACGGATGAACTTCCAGGCCCGTCGGTCGGCGAGCGGATGGCTCAATGGGGAGTACGGCTGTACCTGACCGAGTATCCGGAGCTCGGGTGCGGCATCGATGAGGGCGCGGACAAGCTGGCCACCATCACGGCTGTCGGCGAACCGGCGCTTTCCGATGCCGTCGAGGTAGACCAGGTAGCCATCCGGCGGCCGATCAGGAAGGGCACCGCGGGCGTAGGGCATCCCTTCGGTCAGCGTGGAGGCGGGCGTGCGGAGCCCGATGCTGTAGGTCAGCACCTCGTGGCGCGCAAGGAGGGCTTCGACAACAAGGGCGAGCCCGACGAGAAGGACCCACGGCAGCAGTCCGCTCATGCGACTGCCGCCCGGGTTCGCGGGGTGACGGCCCACGCGACACCCCACCGAATGGCGGTGACTGCGGCGGTGAGGCCGACGCCGGCGACGGCGACGCACATCAGCGCGGGCCACCATCCGATGTCGGACTCGGCGTGGAGGACTTGAGCGAGGCGAATGCCGACGCCGGTGATCAGGAGTGTGTGGAGGAACGGACCGAGGAGCGGGAACGCGAGGATGGCGCTGAGCAGCAGCGGCGCGACCATGCGCGACGTCCACTCGATCGCGACCTCGTCGCCGCCGAGGCGGGCAGCAAGCAGCTCGGATACCCACGGCCAGGAGGTGAAGACCGCGGCTTCGACGAGCGTACCCGTGGCCAGCGAGATGGCGACGAACCACTCGGAGGCACCCGGCCGGCGAGACACCACCGGCAGCAACCGACCGACCGCCTCGGACAGGCCGGCGAGCAGCAGGAGGACGACAACGACCGACATCGGCTCACACCACCGCCTGGAGCTGATGCTCGAGCTCGTCCGCGGCTCGGAGATGCCCGCCGGCGCGGCGTTGCGCCGAGCGGAGTTCGGCGGTGGCGACACGGAACCGGTCCTCGACGAGCACTCGCCGGACCGCGGTCCGGACTACTCCGTCGGCCAGATCGGCCGGTCTGATTGCGATGCCCGCATCGAGGTCGGCGACTCGCGCCGCCACCATGGGCTGGTCGGCTCCCTGGGGGATGACGACGAGGGGGACGCCGTGAAGCAGAGCTTCGTTGACGCTGTTCATCCCGCCATGGGTGACGAAAGCCGCGGCACGCGACAGCACCTCCAACTGAGGGACGGTACGACGGACGATGACGTTCGCCGGGAGGGCGCCGAGCTGGTCGGGGTCGGTCTGCCCGGTCGACACGACGACCGATCCGCCGAGGGGAGCGATCTCGAGTGCGAGGCTCCGCAAGACGGCCGGATCGGCGCCGAAGACGGTGCCGAGTGACAGGTAGAGCACCGGATCCACGAGATGTTCGACAGCGAAGGTGTTGTCGACGGGACGTGCGCCGATGCTGGGGCCGACGAACCGGTAGCTGTGGTCGAACAGGTCGGCGTGCGGCTGGAACTCCGGCGAGGTGAACACCAGGTTGAGAGGCTGGGTCAGGTTGCCGAGATCAACGACGGGGATACCGAGGATGTCGTAGCGCCGCAGCGCCCCTCGAGCTTTGAGGAGATCGCGCAACGCGCCCGGTGCCGTGAAGGCGTCGCGGAGGGCGTGGGCGGCCTCGGTGGGGCTGGGGACGCCGAACCCGAAGGCGAACGTGGTGAACGACGAGACCGCCGGCACGTCGAGCTCGCGAGCAGCCACTGCACCCCACAGGCACGCGGAGTCGTGGACGACCAGGTCGGGTTCGATCTCACAGAGGTCTCGGATGACCCCGGGAAGGAAGTCGACGGCCATGGTTGCCAGGCCGGCGACGAGGCCCAGCGGCGTGGGCGGGTCCGGGAGCGGGTGGTCGGGACCGTCGTAGGGGTGGACGGTGGCGCCTGCGGCGCGGATCTCGTCGGCGAAGGCCGGTGCGGTGTGGTAGCTGACCGTGTGCCCGCGCCGTGCCAGTTCGGCCACCAACGGCAGTGTCGGGTTGACCCGACCATGCATGGAGATGTTGAGGAACGAGATGGTGCTCATCGGGCCCTTTCGGTGGTCGTGTACAGACCGGGACCGTCGATGCGCAGATCGTCCAGGAACCGGCAGGCGGTCTCGTACGCAGTGCGGATGAGCCGCTGTGAGTGGTCGAAGTCCCACGCCGCGGGCCAGGCGTCCACCCCCGTGGGCAGGACCACGGTCGGGACTGCGGTGGCGACTTCGCGCAGGTCGCGTCGTACCTGGTCCTGAAGGCGCAGACGATAGGCGCGGAGCGCGACCGCAGTCGCACTGCGACCGCGCAGGGCGCCGCCGTCCGGGGTCCAAGCGCCAGTGGTCAGGACGAGCACGCTGGCGGCACCTGCCAGTCGGGCTGCGCGCACCGGGACGCAGGAGACGACGCCGCCGTCGACGAGGGTGCGACCGTCACGTTCGACCGGCGGCAGGATGCCGGGGATGGCTGTGCTCGCCAGCAGCGCGGTCGTGAGGTTCCCGTGGTCGAGCGTCACCTCGTCTCCGGTGGCGAGGTCGGTGGCGACCGCTACGAACGGAACGGGGAGCTGCTCGATGCGGGCTGGGACATCGGCGCGCTCGATGAGTCGGCGCAGTCCGCGGTCGCCGCACACGCTGGTTCGGGCCGGGAAGTATCCCACCGGGAACACGTCGCGGCGCGACAGGCCGACCCACACGTCCTGTAGCCGCTGGGCGGCGTCATGCGGGTGTGCCGCTCCGACGGCACCAGTGAGCGCGCCCACGGACGTGCCGACGATGAGGTCGGGGACGAAACCTCGCTGTTCGAGGGCGTAGCCGACGCCGGCGTGAGCGGCTCCCAGGACGCCTCCACCGCTGACGACGACTGCGACCGGCCGGGGAAGGTCATCCAGGCTCGAGCGCGGTGCGCGGGCGACCGCGACTGCGGATCGAGCAGTCGGCGCGAGCATCTCGCTGTGGTTGGCGTCCATGCGCATCACTTTCTGTCGGCCTCGTGGTGGTCATGAGGTTCGACCGATCTGCGTGCCGACGTGTGACAGACGACGGGCACATCGCAAACCGGACGCGGCACACCGAGGAGGCATCGCCCTCCACCAGGGCCATCGCTCCTACGACTCGAGATCGGGATAGGACGCATGCTCGTCACGGGCGTCCCGATGTCCGAGGCGTTGTCAGAGGTCGAAGCCATCGGCGCTCTGCTCGGAGGTGGTCTGGGCTGTCTGGGAGCTCATCGGAACCTTCCAGGAGAACGAAGCGCGATTAATTCAACGGCATTGAATACAACGATGTTGATACCTTGGCGATGTGTCTGTCAAAAGCCCGCGGGGCTCGGAACCACGCAAGCGGGGCCGCAGAGCGCAGGTCTCCCCCGGCGAGAGCCGCGATCGCATCCGTAGAGCCGCGTTGAGCCTGTTCGCGGAGCGCGGGTTCGCTGCGACGACGATCAGGTCGGTAGCACACGAAGCAGACGTCGATCCGGCTCTGGTGATGCACTTCTTCGGCTCCAAGGAGCAGCTGTTCGAGGCGTGCGTCGAGTGGCCCTTCGACCCGGACGAACGAATCGCAGCTGTCGCTGCAGGCGGCCTGGAAGGCGCCGGAGAGCAGCTCGTCAGACTCTTCCTGGAGACTTGGGATGCCGACGAAGGACGCAACCCGATCGTCGCGCTCATGCGAAGCGCCCTGGGGCAGCAGGCCTCGGAGCACATGCTGCGCGACTTTCTCCAAGTTCGCCTGCTCGTGCCGCTGATCCAGGCGTTCGAGATCGAAGATGCCGAGCTGCGAGCCGGTCTCATCGCCTCGCAGCTCCTGGGGCTCGGTGCCGCCAGGTACCTGCTTCGCTTCGATCGGCTCGCCACCCTGCCACCCGATGACGTGATCAGGTGGGTGGCGCCGACGATTCAGCGCTACTTCGCCCACCCGAATCCCAACTGACAGGTAAGGCTTCTCACCCGGACCGGGATCC includes:
- a CDS encoding macrolide family glycosyltransferase codes for the protein MSTISFLNISMHGRVNPTLPLVAELARRGHTVSYHTAPAFADEIRAAGATVHPYDGPDHPLPDPPTPLGLVAGLATMAVDFLPGVIRDLCEIEPDLVVHDSACLWGAVAARELDVPAVSSFTTFAFGFGVPSPTEAAHALRDAFTAPGALRDLLKARGALRRYDILGIPVVDLGNLTQPLNLVFTSPEFQPHADLFDHSYRFVGPSIGARPVDNTFAVEHLVDPVLYLSLGTVFGADPAVLRSLALEIAPLGGSVVVSTGQTDPDQLGALPANVIVRRTVPQLEVLSRAAAFVTHGGMNSVNEALLHGVPLVVIPQGADQPMVAARVADLDAGIAIRPADLADGVVRTAVRRVLVEDRFRVATAELRSAQRRAGGHLRAADELEHQLQAVV
- a CDS encoding TetR/AcrR family transcriptional regulator; amino-acid sequence: MSVKSPRGSEPRKRGRRAQVSPGESRDRIRRAALSLFAERGFAATTIRSVAHEADVDPALVMHFFGSKEQLFEACVEWPFDPDERIAAVAAGGLEGAGEQLVRLFLETWDADEGRNPIVALMRSALGQQASEHMLRDFLQVRLLVPLIQAFEIEDAELRAGLIASQLLGLGAARYLLRFDRLATLPPDDVIRWVAPTIQRYFAHPNPN
- a CDS encoding patatin-like phospholipase family protein, which codes for MDANHSEMLAPTARSAVAVARAPRSSLDDLPRPVAVVVSGGGVLGAAHAGVGYALEQRGFVPDLIVGTSVGALTGAVGAAHPHDAAQRLQDVWVGLSRRDVFPVGYFPARTSVCGDRGLRRLIERADVPARIEQLPVPFVAVATDLATGDEVTLDHGNLTTALLASTAIPGILPPVERDGRTLVDGGVVSCVPVRAARLAGAASVLVLTTGAWTPDGGALRGRSATAVALRAYRLRLQDQVRRDLREVATAVPTVVLPTGVDAWPAAWDFDHSQRLIRTAYETACRFLDDLRIDGPGLYTTTERAR